The Lichenihabitans psoromatis genomic interval TGCTCTTCAGCTGGTCGTCGGTTCGTGCCCCGACGATGACGGTGCTGACGCCGGGGCGGCCGAGGAGCCACGCGAGCGCAACTTCAGCGCCGGACACGCTTCGCTTCTCCGCGATGTCGACCACAACATCCACGATGTCGTAGAGCTTGCCTTCGTCATGGACCGGCGGTTCGCTCCACTCGTTCAGCTTGCGGCCTTCGGGCTGCGGCTGACCACGCCGATATTTGCCCGACAGCAGACCGCCCGCAAGCGGGCTCCAGACCATGATACCAAGGCCCTGATCGAGCGTGATGGGAATCAGCTCCTGTTCGGCCTCGCGTGCCTGGAGCGTGTAATGGATCTGCTGGCTGATGAAGCGCGGAAGCTTGTCGCGCGCCGCGATCGCGAGCCCCTTCATCAGATGCCAGCCCGAGTAGTTCGACGCGCCGACGTAACGAACCTTGCCCGAGCGGACCAGCATGTCGAGCGCCTCGAGCGTCTCTTCAAGCGGTGTCAGCCCGTCCCACTCGTGGAGTTGGTAGAGGTCGATCCGGTCGGTGCGAAGCCGCTTCAGGCTGGCCTCGCAGGCATTGACGAGATGGTATCGAGACAGACCACGCTGGTTCACGCCATCGCCCATCGGAAACCGCGCCTTGGTGGCGATCAGCAGATCATCGCGCTTGCCGGCCACGACCTCGCCGACGATGTCCTCGGAGGCCCCACGCGAATAGACATCCGCCGTATCGATCAGATTGATGCCGGCCTCGACGCACATGTCGATCTGCCGCTTCGCCCCGGCTGTATCGGTCGACC includes:
- a CDS encoding aldo/keto reductase is translated as MDYRQLGHSGLKVSVLTMGTMTFGGQGEFGKVGSTDTAGAKRQIDMCVEAGINLIDTADVYSRGASEDIVGEVVAGKRDDLLIATKARFPMGDGVNQRGLSRYHLVNACEASLKRLRTDRIDLYQLHEWDGLTPLEETLEALDMLVRSGKVRYVGASNYSGWHLMKGLAIAARDKLPRFISQQIHYTLQAREAEQELIPITLDQGLGIMVWSPLAGGLLSGKYRRGQPQPEGRKLNEWSEPPVHDEGKLYDIVDVVVDIAEKRSVSGAEVALAWLLGRPGVSTVIVGARTDDQLKSNLRAADLKLSEEERGRLDTVSQMPLAYPYWHQAQTANDRLGPADLSLIGPHLKS